CTCAGATCAGCAGCTGAATGAAAAGACTTTTAAAAACGCAGAGTCAGTAGACAACCCGCCACCCTGAAACCACCTGtaattttgtgcttgttttgtgtgtgtgtgacgttcAGGTGCAGCAGGAGGAAAGCCGTCCTACAGCCTGTACAGCTGCGCCGGCGAGGGCGTCATCCTGCAGCACGATCCGTCCAAGCTGAGCGGAGAGGCGTCCGACATCGACAGGCTGATCAGAGACACCAACGACATCAAGGTGCgatgatgatgtcatttaaCCTGCGGCCCGTGTTGTTAGTTGAGTTTTAAGTACACGCTTCTTCAGTGTGGGTTAGTGCCACGATCGACTCAGTGAGCCACGCAGCATGTGATTAGATGAACTCATCTGACAGCGTCGCAGAGCAAAGTAAATAAAGAAGGTTTTCCCTGCGTGCATCCATTCGGCCGTCATGGTCCACATCGGCCTTTAGCAGTGGACGGCATCTGAACACAGAGGACCGCTCGtgaacatttgttttcaaatggaTTTAAGTAGTTTTCAAATTGTAGAATGTTTTATTACAACAAGAGTCAGTAATAGtcataaaatcacattttccttAAGTCTGAGGGATAAACCAGACGGCAGCAGTTACCTGAACACCCACCACTGAGCTCTTGTAACCCAGAGGCAAATAGggcttgtttgtgctgctgactcCAGGATGAGCAGTGAAACAGTCATTATACATACAGAGAAATGAATTGGTGTCAGTGTGCCTGCTCTCACTGTCGGCttccatccacacacagacctccacagacTTTTTCGAAAGCCTTTAGTGAACCAGAAGCACCTGTCAGCCACAGTaaaacctgacaaacacacctccaggtgCAGAACAAACCCAGGGAAATTCAGGAGACGTTCACGGACTTCGGCCTCTCAGCGTCAAAGCTTTAATCATGCAGACATTATGGCCGACGCTCCCGGTTGCGACAGGTTGCTCCACGCTTGCTGTTGAATGTAAATGGCGGTGATTTGAATAGGTTACGAAGGTGAGCTCTGCTTCCCAACAGCACAAGCTGTCTCCGCACACCGACCTCAGCTGGAAGCCAGATGGGAAAGTGGTTGCCATCGGCAACGAGGACGGGTGAGTGAACGGCCGGGCCTGACCCGTCTCATAATAGACCATCAGCCTGCGGAGTCCTGCGAGGGACCAACTGTCCGCTGACAGTGTGCAGTCTTTAGGCTACAGAATAATGGATTTGCTTCTGTGTGAACTGTTAAACTCTAACTAGGTCACATTCTGAGTTTCTGATTGTGTCAAACTGACTCACCTCAACACTTAAACATCCCAAAAAAGACAGATTCACAGATTGACAGGCTCGGCTGACTGTCGAGGGACAATAATACCATTAATCTGTGAAGTgagcttcagctgtgtttgtagcATCGCTGATTTGATTCACTTTTAAGAGCAGTGACGTCATACAAAGATGAAAATTATTACAATTGGTATCGgtgtttttatattaataatGGATGAAATATCTACACTGTAAAATAAGAAAGTGGTTGCTAgagtcacattttaaaaagtgaatttcccaccacacagagaattatcacgcAAGTCTGCCTGTCAGCTTCTCtcaggtcattgttttggtttaccGCCGGCAAATTTCctgtttggttcagtctcaaCGCTCTCATCAGCGCTGTTTCCAGGTGTAGCCGGCAGCTGTTCCAAGGAAAGAGCTCAACAAATCCACTGCACACCACCAAACGACAGGCAAAGTTAGCAAACAGCTGGCGAACACGGCAgaacatttagcagcaaaagagccagatttttccctcaggagttggtggagagcaAAACCAGAGCTAGAAAGAGGGTGAAGATTGTATTTAACATTCATCAGGTCGTCTGAAACAGAATTCTAATACGTATTCATATCTGCTGGATTACTACAAAAGCAACTCTTTACTAGCAAGTTTCACATATTAACCTTTCAGCACTGCATTCTGCTGCAAGTGGCAGAAAATAAGTTAATGTAGGTTTAAAGAACATCAATATGgtatttttatgtaaatttcCAGTAAGTGGCACAAGCACAAATGTATGATATGAATGGAAAAACAGTCAATAAAGAGCAAAAAGCAAATTCTGATCAAGAAACCAGCAGTAACTAGCTAGTCAGCTAGCTTTAGCATGGGATGCAGTCAGGAAAGATTTCTTTCAGCATGAAACATCAAAGCTTTCCAAAGTTTTTAAAAGGCTTTTTACAGCCTCCCGAGACTCTTTCTGAGTCTGAAAACTTCTCCATATCAGGGAGGATAACACTGATCACTTCATCGAAACCAGTCACAGTAAAACATACCGATTCCTTTTTCACGTGTCTGACCTcatgctctctgctgcaggtgtATCGATGTGTATCAGGCTCCcagtctgaagctgctgtgcaGCATCCAGCAGCACCACAAAATCATCAACACGCTACGGTGGCACCACGAGCACAGCTCCCTGTCAGAGCTGCACTACCTCCTCGCCTCGGGCTCCAGCAATGCCACTGTCTACGTGCACGATCTCCGCTCCATCATAGGTGGGACACACCAAGTACAACAGTGCTCTGACTTCCAGTAGCTACTTTGGGGGAACATTACATCTTAAATATGCGAGGACTCGGTAGGTGTTGACATTGGTGTTTTCGCTTTGTACAGAGAATCCTCCAGAAAGCCCGGTGGTGTTGACGGAGCCGTTTCGCAGCCTGTCTGGTCACACAGCTAAAATCACCGGCATGGCCTGGAGTCCACACCACGACGCCTGGCTGGTTACCGTCTCATACGATGGCACAGCCCAGGTCAGTACCAGGCCAGCATCATGGGCAGAAAACCACGATGGTGTTCCTGTCAGATGCACCAGAGTCTGTCTGAATCAACCCATGTTCCTTTTTGAGGGGTCTGGATTCGAgtgtccctttcatacccgatcatgatcctctcacctgttaccaatgagcctgtttacctgtggaatgatccaaacaggtgtttttggagcgttccacatctttctcagtcttttgttgctcttgtcccaacttgtttgaaacgtgttgctgcatcaaactcagaataagcagatatttacaaaaatcaatgaagctgatggtaaaacgttaaatatattgtctttctAGTGTTAActtgagtttatgtcaaaaagcgAGTTTTCACATTCTCTTTTACTTATGTTTTACTGTCCAAACTTTCAGTTTGTAAGTATAGTTTGGTGCTGCCTTATTGCATTCTTGTGCTCAGGTGTGGGACGTGCTGCAGGCGGCGCCCGTCTCTAACTACCGCGGTCACATTGGTTATGTGCTGTCCGTGGATTGGTCCCCTGTTGACCCAGATGTGATCTGGACGGGAGGGAAGGACTTCACTCTGCAGGAGTGGAGAGTCTCCAAACAAGAGTTTACAAAGCCACCGAAAGGTGAACATCCGTCTGTGCAGCAGTGTTGAAGCAACGAGAATCACGTCCTCCAGCACCCGAGAACGGGTGTCTGCCTTCTGGTGTAACCAGCAGACTGTAACGTTCACATGCTTTTCCTCTCAGGGAAAAAGATGGTCGACCTaaaggagaagatgaaggcTAATCCcaagcagaagaggaaaaacaagaaggcGTCAGGGCCTGGAGGAGCTGCACCGCTAGAGATGAACGGAAAGCCAAGTGTAGGGGGACAGAAGGTGGAGATGGAACAGGAGCTGTCTGGTGAAGATGACGAAGATGAAGTCAGCTCAACAAACAGTCCTGTGCCACCAGGTAACAGGGTAGAAAACATCAGTTGTTGCAGATTTGGAAGCAGTGAGATTGTTGTGACCTGTTCAGTGAAAAGACAATTTTGTTCTGAAATTTTGTTTCAGCCACTTTtgagacacaaagaaaatcCTCTACTGTCTCAAAGAGCAAAGACAAAGCAGGTACGTCTTTGATCTGagagagcagcttcagctcCGTGTATTTTTGGTGTTGTTTTGGTGCGTGTTTGTATGGTTTTGTTGGTAACAGTATgactttgtctgtgtgcatctcCAGACTTAAACttactgaagaagaagaagcctcGCTCCATGATGCCCATCAGTACCTCCATGGACCATCGACCCAAAGAGGATCTGCTGCAAGACTGCATCAGTCTGGcctctgtcaaacacagcaaCGGTGAGACTGAGTCTGCTACGGACAAGTTTGGTGATTATAATGCAGAGAAAGACACTTTTTGATGATTTGGAATAACTGATTACAAACTGTGTGTCCATCTGGTTGGAAGATGCTAACAGCAGTTTAGCCTCATCGTTACGAGCTGGAAAACTGGCGTGGGACCAGGGGTTTAGGTCGAGGTAATCGAGGCAGGTTAGTTTTAGATCAGTGAACTTTTAACCTTTTGAaactctgcagctgtgcctgtCTGATGCCATGGAACATGAAAAGATAAGAACGAGAAATTACACAGGGTTTCCCGCCACACACATCCTGTACATACCAactcattttaacatttacacattcagcatgtGGAGCTGTAACAGACCGCCTTGCTAACGTCAGAAGAGATGATTTTGGTACCAGGACTATTatcagcattattttattttgcattttttagtCTTCACTcttaaattattgttattttacttACCCTtggcacatacacatacacacaacaaagcaatttccctgcagggatcactaaagtttttctgaatctgaGACGTTAATATACCTGTCTGACCTATAACATGATGtggtatatctgtgtgtgtgtgtgtgtgtgtgtggtttccagcgccccctgcaggctgCGTCCCAGGCCAGGGAGAGCACATCCATCTGGGCctgttcactgacagacagGCTCTGTACCGCATGTTTGAGGCAGAAGGTATGTTGTCTTCTCTCAGCCTGGAATAACAGCTTTCCTCGTGCTGTATGTTCACTGTCTGCTCAGCACAgaataattaataaaacatgttcACGTCCTTCAGgattcatttcctgttgtttacTATGTTAATCTGGAGTGAGGTTTTCACGTCGTGTCAGTGAAGTCATCTGTTCTGCTGTTCTTCAGAGGAGGGTCATGTGGAGGCGGGTCACTTCGACTCCGTCGTGTACCTGCGGCTGTGGAGCGGAGACCTGGAGGGGGCGCTGCAGCTCGCCACAGAGCGAGGAGAGCTGAACGACCACCTGCTCTCCATCGCTCCAATGGGTACTTGTGTTATTTTGATCTTTAGCTGACACCTGAACCTCTGATACAGATTGATTTTAGCTTAAATCTAACAGTCAAATTGATGAGACTAACTCAAAATTAACTTTGGCATCGCTCACAGAGCTTACGTCCTGTTGTGTCACTCAGGGAAAACTTGGCTGAGTGAACCTGAAGTAAAACAGTGACGcttgtgtgtttcctcctccagcCGGGTTCGAGGTGTGGAGCCGGACGGTGGAGGCCTTCGTCAAGCAGCTGTGTCTGCAGGAGCTGTACCTGAAGGCAGCGTCCCACCTGCTGTCAATCAACAAGCTGTACGAGGCCGTGGACCTGCTGCGCTCTCACAAACTCTACAGGTGCCATTTCTTCAAATTTTCATGACTGAATGAAAGTGTTGGGGTGTGTGGACAGCGGTGAGGGTGGCAGGACAGTCCAAGGTGGGACGCCAGAAAGTTCCCTGTATTTTTAAATCCCAGTGTtgaaagctctgtgtgtgtgtgtgtgtgtgtgtgtgtgtgtgtgtgtgtgtgtgtgtgtgtttgtgtgtgtgtgtgtgtgtgtgtgtgtgtgtgtgtgtgttcgatgTCAGGGAGGCCATAGCTCTGGTCAAAGCCAGGCTGCCAGCAGACGAGCCCGTCCTGAAGGAGCTGTACGCCTGCTGGGCCGCCGTGCTGGAGAGGGACGgacatttctctgcagctgctaaATGGTGAGAACTGGAAGGATTTATGGATCTGTTAAATCACcgacacaaacacattgtttaaACTTGTCTTCTCCTGTTTGTTCCATCTTCCAGCTACCTGGCCGCTGGTGCCAGTTTCGATGCTGCTAAAGTCATCGCCAGGAAGAATGACGTCCCCTCGCTGACAACGGCGGCCAGTGTAGCGAGAATCTCAGGAGAGGTGGCTCTGGGTCAGTCGCTGGCGCTGCGCTGCGCTAAAGAcctggctgctgctctggacTGGGTCGGAGCCCAGGAGGTCCTGAGCTCACAGGAGAGCCTGCTGGTCAGTGGAAAAAGCATTTCTGCAACACAGATAATGTTGATTTGGTGCAAAATGGATGCTTCACTGTCCTATAAAACAGGGTTATTAAAGGCTGATGGCACTGTTTGGGTTCTCCATTGTTAGAATATGCTGTGTGAGGCCAGTCCAAAGTCTGAAATCATCTGCATTTCAAGCCTTCACACATTTAGGAGCATCGTGTTTTGCATTGTGAGGTTTTTTATATTGAAAATAACAAACTCTGCTGCCACATGCATCACAAAGAGACCTTTCTCTAAGCAAATTTGACCTTTTTGGATTCAAGGTCTGAAAAAGATTTGTGCCTTTTGTGAAATCAGAGAAGGAATAGTTTGAATCCTCTGCAGGTCCACAGGCTGCATCTCTGTGTCGCTGAGCTGCTGGCTGCGACGCTGGCAGACTCTCAGGTTGTATCGCAGTCCTGCGTCTCCGCTCACCTGTGGGCGTCGCCGGGCGAGCGTCACATCAGCATCCAGGACAAAGTGAGGGATGTGTGGGAGCGGCAGTTTGGGGTTTCACAAAAGTCAGGAGGACACTGCAGCGCCggagctctgctgcaggagctgaagtCTGTGGAGAGTCCATCGCCCACTGCCAGCGTTCCCCTCAGACAGGTGCACAGTCCTCAGACTGCTTTCTGCTTTTCAGACCGTGTGTTTTCAGATATATGCTGGTCAAAAATGGCCTCGAGAAGTGTCTCACAAGTTAGAGCAGAGGTTTAAGTAAGTCTGATGAATCGTCCTCTTCATGATTCCGACCCTTCCCTCAAACCTGTCGTCCTCAGGTTCAGCTGTATTCGTCCCTCCATCTGACCCGGGCGGTGTTGAGCTGGTTATCAGACGATGATGGGCAGCTGATGAAGGAGCTGTGGAAGGCGGTGGCCTGTTTCAGAGATGCAGGacacctctgtgtctctgcagagctctgcaggctgctgttcCCTGACGgtacatctgtctgtctgttatcAATGAATCGTTTCTGAAGGGGTGCAGCACaattttttcaccttttcattCTTAAAGACACTTTTTGTCATTAATCAGACACACATGTTGGCTCACGCTGTCAAGCATGTCCTTTAAGTGTAAAATTAAGTCCTCAAGCTTCAAATGTTGAAAAGGTTTCTTTTTGGCTGATGTGGCGACACCTTGTGGTGACTGATCACATCATGATTTTGATCAATCAATATTAATTGCATTGTTGTATTAATATTACATTCTGAGCTGTAACTGGAGCCATCACACCacttttcactcctctctctctccttcatcaGGTGACGTCAGTGTTTGCTCCAGGAAACATTCCAAAACGCTTAATCCCACAGACGAAGAAGCCAAAGCTGCTGCCAGCAGTCTGCAGACTTTCATCCATTACCAGCATCTGTATGAACACTGGTGGAGCCTCTCCACCCCGATCCAGAGCAGAGCTCCCCTCTCAGCCGCTGACTCCAGTCCTACAGACAAGGTGAAGGGCAAAATGGTGAACGGAGGTGCATCAGAGTCAGAAGAGAGCGTCTGCCCGGCGACCAGGAGGTCTGATAAACTGGACTTTGATGCATCTCTGCTTCTGTCCGAGCATCACGCTGCCTGTCAGGCTGTTCAGAGGTCAGTGAGAGAGATCCAGGAGCGGCTGGCAGCCAtggtgctgcagcacagcagagcccAGGGAGGGCCGCTCAACTCTGGGGAGAAAGAGGCTGACGCTCCCACGCAGACCTCCAGCACTGCAGAGTCATCGGGCAGCCAGGGGTCCGCCGGTGCCGGGCAGCGGTGAGGACTCTGTTATTGATGTCTGACTCTTTAGTTGCTCTTTATGAGTTTGTGACGTGACACTGACTGATGGTGTTGCACTGAGTGTATTTACTCAAATAGtgtactttatatttctgttccACTGCAGTTaggagggaaatattgtactttataCTACACTTATCTCACTGTTTCGCATACGAAATGTTATGGTTTCATAAGATATGAAGCATTGTTACAGATGAAACTACCACCTCCACCAGTCaaatgctgctttcacattGAGGATCATCAAGTTATTTGCAAGTATCAAAGTCAGAAGTACTCGCTGTGCAGGAAAATGCCCTGCTGAGTGTTGTACTACATTATATTACTGAAGCTACATCTAACTACTTCACTGGGTAGTTTGATGGTAGTTTGAACGATGCATCATTTTTCTGAGCTGGTCGGAcgttttgcatgtaaaatctCAATCTGTTACCAGCTGTCAGattaatggagtaaaaagtacagaggttcctctgaaatgtagtgaaataGAGAATATAATGCTTACGTGAAGTACAAGTATGTCAAAACTGTACTGAAGCACAGTATTTGAGCAAATGTACTTAGTTAGCTCCCATTTGACTGCATGTTAATAGACTTTGGTGACTGAACTCAGCAGGTAACTTATCTGAAATGTGAATCCTGTCAAACGTCGAACATTTTGGGATGTTTTAGCTGCCTGATTGATATGTTTGTAAGAGACAGTTTCCTGCAGTCGTGTCTGATCCTGAACCATCTGATGTCCATCTGTTTCCCTCCCCTCAGGACTGAGGATCAGGAGACTCTGCTCTCTTTGTCTGCCAAGATGtctgaacagcagaaacagctggctgatgtgcctgacacaATCAAGGTACAGCTCccttcacaacacacacagtgtgagatTATGGAGGGAGAGCGAGGCAGCTGCTCGTGGCTTCAGCCTCCCGGGGTGCAGTCATGTCTGGAAAAGCCAGCTGTGACTGAAGGAGGGCAGTGGGTGGAACACACCGACATTCGGACAAACTTTATCAGAAACTCCACTGTGGAAGTGGAGAAGCAGATATTTTAGCTTCTCACAGTGTGTCATGTCCAGAAATCAGTGGTGGAACGTAACTAATTACATTTACCcaagtacaaattcaaggtacttgtactttacttatttccattttatgcagctttaaACTTCTACTCCACTTGTAGTGGAGTACCTTCAGAGtgtggtacttgtacttaagtaacAGAACTGAGTACTTAGTCCACCACTGCCTGAAGTCCAGCCATGAGACTGACTtatggaaaaaatgtaaaagttacAGCCAAAGAGCACGAAtaggacagaaaacagacttcaTGACTTCGGGCAGGGTACTCTGAACTAGACCTGCACTGATCCAGCCCACCTGACTGGTACCTGGGCCGATGCTGACCTTATTCAGTGGATCAGGTTGGTCCTCACATGATCATCCACATTAATTCCATTTTTACTGTCAGAGCTGAGGTCCTGGAACTTGCCGTACACTCAGTACTCTCACTTTGGTCAGACTTTGTTAAAGAAGTGCTAACCTCATGGTGCCAAAGCTAATCTGCAACCAGATTTAACCTAATCATCAGCGCCAATGAACAATtacctgtttgtctgtgtttcctctcagatGTATCCTCACCCAGACGTTATCGAGTGCTGCCTGGTTCTCCTGCACCTCAGCGAGGCTTCACCGTCCGTCTGCAAGTCCCTCCAGGACGAGGCCAGAGGTCTGCTCCGCAAATACGCCACGAGCCCCTCTGTCCTCAAAGCCTCCCAGAGGTTCCTCACCTGAATCTGTCGTCAGCAGACTGAAAAGCACTTCCACTGTACAGCtttttgttgaaattaaaaacaactttcATTACAAAATGATTGACAaacctcctgtgtgtgtctgagaccAGAAAAGCCTGAAGGAGGCTCAAACTCCCTCTGAGCTGCAGGccctggagctggaggagattcACGCTCTCATGAGGGAAATCCAGGTAACAGCTGAGCGATGTGCCATTTGTTGCTGGACAGGATTCCAGCTTGTTCAGCAACTTCATGCTTGATGATATCATCACCCACAGTGCCTGTGCACCCACAATAAAGTCAGATTTCCTAtgaaataaccaaaaaaaaGCATCGCTGGGTTGTAGATAGAATATCTGATTATGCTGTAATGAAAACTGTCAGGGGACCAGTTAATGCTGCGCACCAACAGACGAGCTTCACAACTTATCAggaaacatgtaaaatattctgcttccagcttctcacatgagggttttctgcttttcactgctgtttaagAACATCTGAATATGTTTAGTTTGTCAGACCGAGATTTCAAACTCAACGTTAAGACCTGACTTTCAGGCATTGTGACGTTTCACTGACAAAACAATTGTCATAAATTTACCAGGGCCTAAAAAGATGTCTTCAAACCTCTTGAGACCAATATTTCAATACAAATATACTCAAATCAGGATAcagtaaatcctcacatttggaagctggaaacagaacatttgccatttttgcttgataattAGCTGATACGCTTTCCTGCAGTTGACTCATTGTTGAGCTCTGGTTGCAGCctttctgaaatgttttccattactttaaaataatttccagtgagttCCTAATGAGCTGAAATGAACCTCTTCAAACATGTTGGACgagctgtgtgtcagtgtacaGCTGTAAAGAAGATCAAATGCTTAACATTTACattgaaaatacaaaacaatttAATATACAACTGTTTAAAACAatgtcaaatgtaaaaacaacagtaaccACAACATCTGTAAACCTGACGGTGGACAGTTTGGTTTGGTGGGTGAATGTACACAACGACAGTAGTTTGCCCATTGAAACACATGCATAACCAAGCACAGTTATACACTTTGACGCCCACTGTTAAAAGCTTTGAAGGTGGAAAAGagctaaaacattttttttattttcatcaaaatTATACATTTTAATTTACAGGCCCTTCCAACATgaacttaaaaaatgaaatccCTGCAACAAGAGACGAGTCCCACGGGGGAAGGATAGTCTGAACTGAAGattggactgtttttgtcaaggTTTGGTCTGAAATCACAGTATGATACAGGAGCTGGTCCCATGCTGTTAAAGAAGGGTGTCACAACaatgctgtaaaaaaaatccaacagattaaaaaaaaaagtgttctgGATATATGGCCATAAACTCAGTAAAAGCGACTAAAAAGAAACGAGTGAGGCAGTGAAGGCTCCACTCTCACCGTGAGTCCATTTTACAGTCACTCAGGAGGaaaatttaaagaaatgtgtttagTTTCGTCTTCTTCGGGGATCGAGTGTTGAGGGAGATCAGAGGGGAAAATCTGCTGGTCGGGTTTTAAAACAAGTGCGCGCTCCACTTGACGACTCGAGCGCTCAGTCAGTGCTTGTTGTTCGTCTCCTCCTGACCCGAGCTGGAGATGCCGTTCTGGGGTTGGCTGGAGCCCGAGCCCAGGCCGTACAATCTGCCGCAATACTTCGCGTCATCGATGTTGTCTTCGAAGAAAAGCTGAACAACATAAAAGATTTCATTTAGGTGACTGCTGCGTTCCTGAAACACACGTGCTGTTGGGAATTTAACAGTGAGGGTGAAACACAGAAGGAGTCAGAGCTCCCATTCGTTTTCTATGAGAGGTCAATAGTAACAACAGTAGTCGTGAGGGCAGTAAAGAATTGAAAATCCATAGAAGCTAATTATTCTGCAGATCATCTTCAGTCCCACGATTAAAttaattccaaaaaaaaaaaaacactgggcGTTTGTGTGACTGTACCTCTTTCATCCTAAAGAAAGCCATGCCGGTGAGCAGCGAGTCTGATCCAGCCTGATGCTGCCGCCCGATCCTCTTCAACTCCAGCTGGTCTGCTACTTCCTGTAGCCCtccctgcacaaacacacacaaagtcagatGCCTCGAGTCTTGT
Above is a window of Chaetodon auriga isolate fChaAug3 chromosome 15, fChaAug3.hap1, whole genome shotgun sequence DNA encoding:
- the gemin5 gene encoding gem-associated protein 5 isoform X2, coding for MIVLIDVSKKGEVMHRLRGHDDEIHSLAWSPLAGEDTLYSRPEDSEATSGVSAGDEKSCYLASGSKDQTVRIWSSARGKGVMTLKLPYVKKRGSAVDPGVKERLWLHVHWPKGRPTQLVSSCFSGELVMWDLTRTGKQKWTLFGTSSEGQNHSRIIFNVSSVHLQDDRELLISTSMDREIKCWDMASLDCCWTLPTLGGFVYALTFSPVGAGCLALGVGDNMIRVWNTLTTQNQYDTRTFWQGIKSKVTALAWHPKKEGSLSFGTDDGKVGVYDVFSNKPPQISSSYHRKTVYTLAWGPPVPPMSFGAAGGKPSYSLYSCAGEGVILQHDPSKLSGEASDIDRLIRDTNDIKHKLSPHTDLSWKPDGKVVAIGNEDGCIDVYQAPSLKLLCSIQQHHKIINTLRWHHEHSSLSELHYLLASGSSNATVYVHDLRSIIENPPESPVVLTEPFRSLSGHTAKITGMAWSPHHDAWLVTVSYDGTAQVWDVLQAAPVSNYRGHIGYVLSVDWSPVDPDVIWTGGKDFTLQEWRVSKQEFTKPPKGKKMVDLKEKMKANPKQKRKNKKASGPGGAAPLEMNGKPSVGGQKVEMEQELSGEDDEDEVSSTNSPVPPATFETQRKSSTVSKSKDKADLNLLKKKKPRSMMPISTSMDHRPKEDLLQDCISLASVKHSNAPPAGCVPGQGEHIHLGLFTDRQALYRMFEAEEEGHVEAGHFDSVVYLRLWSGDLEGALQLATERGELNDHLLSIAPMAGFEVWSRTVEAFVKQLCLQELYLKAASHLLSINKLYEAVDLLRSHKLYREAIALVKARLPADEPVLKELYACWAAVLERDGHFSAAAKCYLAAGASFDAAKVIARKNDVPSLTTAASVARISGEVALGQSLALRCAKDLAAALDWVGAQEVLSSQESLLVHRLHLCVAELLAATLADSQVVSQSCVSAHLWASPGERHISIQDKVRDVWERQFGVSQKSGGHCSAGALLQELKSVESPSPTASVPLRQVQLYSSLHLTRAVLSWLSDDDGQLMKELWKAVACFRDAGHLCVSAELCRLLFPDGDVSVCSRKHSKTLNPTDEEAKAAASSLQTFIHYQHLYEHWWSLSTPIQSRAPLSAADSSPTDKVKGKMVNGGASESEESVCPATRRSDKLDFDASLLLSEHHAACQAVQRSVREIQERLAAMVLQHSRAQGGPLNSGEKEADAPTQTSSTAESSGSQGSAGAGQRTEDQETLLSLSAKMSEQQKQLADVPDTIKMYPHPDVIECCLVLLHLSEASPSVCKSLQDEARGLLRKYATSPSVLKASQRFLT
- the gemin5 gene encoding gem-associated protein 5 isoform X1; its protein translation is MHERSLPASPNWYCSRCSDVNSRGLLGVGARNIIYLIDVSASSCRVVGELVGHKDVVSGFSFCQHAGQSHICVSSSNDGSVRFWDSDNKALIKEHAAHQTPVTAVHWSPADRNLVVSGDEKGIVVCHWHHTGDTASFFPEPRTIFCLTCSPHTWSTVAVGYKDGMIVLIDVSKKGEVMHRLRGHDDEIHSLAWSPLAGEDTLYSRPEDSEATSGVSAGDEKSCYLASGSKDQTVRIWSSARGKGVMTLKLPYVKKRGSAVDPGVKERLWLHVHWPKGRPTQLVSSCFSGELVMWDLTRTGKQKWTLFGTSSEGQNHSRIIFNVSSVHLQDDRELLISTSMDREIKCWDMASLDCCWTLPTLGGFVYALTFSPVGAGCLALGVGDNMIRVWNTLTTQNQYDTRTFWQGIKSKVTALAWHPKKEGSLSFGTDDGKVGVYDVFSNKPPQISSSYHRKTVYTLAWGPPVPPMSFGAAGGKPSYSLYSCAGEGVILQHDPSKLSGEASDIDRLIRDTNDIKHKLSPHTDLSWKPDGKVVAIGNEDGCIDVYQAPSLKLLCSIQQHHKIINTLRWHHEHSSLSELHYLLASGSSNATVYVHDLRSIIENPPESPVVLTEPFRSLSGHTAKITGMAWSPHHDAWLVTVSYDGTAQVWDVLQAAPVSNYRGHIGYVLSVDWSPVDPDVIWTGGKDFTLQEWRVSKQEFTKPPKGKKMVDLKEKMKANPKQKRKNKKASGPGGAAPLEMNGKPSVGGQKVEMEQELSGEDDEDEVSSTNSPVPPATFETQRKSSTVSKSKDKADLNLLKKKKPRSMMPISTSMDHRPKEDLLQDCISLASVKHSNAPPAGCVPGQGEHIHLGLFTDRQALYRMFEAEEEGHVEAGHFDSVVYLRLWSGDLEGALQLATERGELNDHLLSIAPMAGFEVWSRTVEAFVKQLCLQELYLKAASHLLSINKLYEAVDLLRSHKLYREAIALVKARLPADEPVLKELYACWAAVLERDGHFSAAAKCYLAAGASFDAAKVIARKNDVPSLTTAASVARISGEVALGQSLALRCAKDLAAALDWVGAQEVLSSQESLLVHRLHLCVAELLAATLADSQVVSQSCVSAHLWASPGERHISIQDKVRDVWERQFGVSQKSGGHCSAGALLQELKSVESPSPTASVPLRQVQLYSSLHLTRAVLSWLSDDDGQLMKELWKAVACFRDAGHLCVSAELCRLLFPDGDVSVCSRKHSKTLNPTDEEAKAAASSLQTFIHYQHLYEHWWSLSTPIQSRAPLSAADSSPTDKVKGKMVNGGASESEESVCPATRRSDKLDFDASLLLSEHHAACQAVQRSVREIQERLAAMVLQHSRAQGGPLNSGEKEADAPTQTSSTAESSGSQGSAGAGQRTEDQETLLSLSAKMSEQQKQLADVPDTIKMYPHPDVIECCLVLLHLSEASPSVCKSLQDEARGLLRKYATSPSVLKASQRFLT